The genomic DNA aactgctcaatcaattccaactctttaaccattaaagcagacatatgcaaagtctttctactcaaagcatcagcaacaacattagccttctCGAGAttataactcaactgaaaatcaaaatccttaagatattccaaccatcttctctgcctcatattcaactctttctgatcaaacaagtacttcaaactcttgtggtcattgaacacctcaaacttagaaccatacaggtaatgcctccaaatcttcaatgcagACACAACGACCGctaattccaaatcatgagtcggataattcttctcatgcactttcaactgtcttgaagcataagccacaacctgacgattctgcataagcacaccaccaagccccatcttagaagcatcacaatactccttcggattcggcaaaatcaacactggagctgaagtcaacatcttcttcaactcttctcacacttagcatcccaaacataagcttgtcctttctgagtcaactgcgtcaatggcaacgccaacttagagaatccttcaatgaacctccgataataacctgCCAATCCAAGAAAGTttttaatctcaaaaacagacttaggagactcccactgcaacactgcatcaactttagacggatccacagaaataccacccttagaaatcacatgaccaaggaaactcacttcctacAACCAAatctcacacttagacaacttagcaCATAACTGGTTCTccttcaagacttgcaacacaatcctcaaatgctcggcatgctcctcctcagatttcgaatacaccaaaatatcatctatgaacaccactacaaaacggtccagataaggataaaatattctattcatataCTCTATGAAGACACCTGGCGCATTAGATAccccaaatggcatcacagaatactcatagtgtccatacctcgttcggaacgcggttttggatatatcttctgCCTTCACCCTAAtatgatgatatcctgatctcaaatcaatcttactaaacacctctgcaccaactagttgatccatcaaatcatcaatcctcggaagtggataccgattcttaattgtcaccttgttcaactgccgataatccacacacaacctcatgcttccatctttcttcttaaccaacaacactggagcaccccacggagAAGCACAAGGCCTGataaacttcttctcaagcaactcttctaactgtttcttcaattcatccaactctgatgcagacatccgatacggggcaatcgaaataggactcgtgcctggtaccagatcaattgcaaactcaacttccctctccggcggtaactcggtaatatcaTCTGGGAAAACCTCCGAAAACTCTTccactaccggcaaatcaccAACTCCCTTCTCACTACTCTCCTTCAACAATGCAAACATCATGAACACACAAGCTtcaccatctaaagacttcttcacttgctccgcggtcaagaacttcctatctaactcgtCTACCGGCTTCGAAAAAGTCAcactcttagtcaaacaattaatgctaaccccaaaagataacaaccaatccataccaaaaatcacatccatatgcttcaacggaagacacacaagatccaactcaaaatcaacattaccaaaattaacaggacacttatcacacataaaagaagtagtcaccgaaccgctggtcggggtgtcaataaccatcccccgcaacaaaggagttacaaccaatTTCAAACGCTCAACACAACTAaccgagataaaagaatgagtagcaccagtatcaataattgcaatcaaaggagtactattgataaaacacatacctcggataagattatccggctgctccacctcctccgcattcaaagcaaacacctttcccgccgccttcttcGGCCTGGTACACTTagtactaatatgacccttctccCCACAATTGTAGCAAGTAATCTCTTTTGCATCACCCTTGCATTCAAAATccttgtgacccgctttcccacacttgtgacaaCTGATATCCTTCTTACAATCATTGGCATAATGACCCATGGTTCCACACTTGTAACACTTGACATCCGCAAAATTCGGCTTAGAGCCCCCACCAGCTTCcctcttctttcctttgtctTTGTTGTAAGGTTTCCCAACTCCATgacctcttcctcttttctcaTTCTGAGCCTTATAGTAATTAGTCTTAGCTCTCCCAGCATCATtaaacatacgacacttatgcaccaaagtatcaaagtctcggatctcctgGACAAACATATACTGATAGATATCCGGCCTAAGCCCActctcaaacttcacacacttcgaaACCATAGCATCTTCAACATTGATGTAGGGACAAAACCTCGAaagctcctcaaacttcgccgcatactcggcTACAGACATGCTTCCTTGTTTTAAATTCAGAAACTCAACCTCCTTCTTGGTCCTCAAGTCTTCAGGGAAAcacttcctcaagaattcaACTTTGAACTTCGCCCAGGTCACAACATCACCTCCCAACTCAAGTCTTCCTTTGGCATTAGTCCACAAGTGCTCTGCTTCCTCAGCAAGCATATGAGTCGCCAGTCTGACCTTCTGGTCATCTCCCGTCACCATAGCTCGAAAAACCCGCTCCATGCCCTGCACCCAAGTCTGTGCTCCCTCTGGATCGAACCTCCCTTTGAAAGTCGGTGGATTGTTCCTCAAGAACCTATCGAGCCTCCCCTCATCGGTGGATTGTTCCACAAATCTAGATCACTAAGGATCTCTGCAAGACCGAAGTCCCCAAAA from Medicago truncatula cultivar Jemalong A17 chromosome 8, MtrunA17r5.0-ANR, whole genome shotgun sequence includes the following:
- the LOC120577502 gene encoding uncharacterized protein — encoded protein: MVTGDDQKVRLATHMLAEEAEHLWTNAKGRLELGGDVVTWAKFKVEFLRKCFPEDLRTKKEVEFLNLKQGSMSVAEYAAKFEELSRFCPYINVEDAMVSKCVKFESGLRPDIYQYMFVQEIRDFDTLVHKCRMFNDAGRAKTNYYKAQNEKRGRGHGVGKPYNKDKGKKREAGGGSKPNFADVKCYKCGTMGHYANDCKKDISCHKCGKAGHKDFECKGDAKEITCYNCGEKGHISTKCTRPKKAAGKESSEKGVGDLPVVEEFSEVFPDDITELLSEVH